Proteins from a genomic interval of Nematostella vectensis chromosome 5, jaNemVect1.1, whole genome shotgun sequence:
- the LOC5498668 gene encoding coiled-coil domain-containing protein 115, which yields MADVCETLDELTLDFFEKYGELRQKRIELCSLMRDGYLSLSQARYSMGNKAVGPLQYSENMTALARVELGENSFHLSKQRPGQKTEEQEATEASKNISDDGLRKRKVGNPEEKDNKEIKELESGIAELGITYTDPIKWFGVLVPSALKTGQNKFSTAVELCCDVANLENDLKRLVERFNELKHQKKALSQPEIKQS from the coding sequence ATGGCCGATGTTTGTGAAACTTTAGATGAGCTCACTCTCGATTTTTTCGAAAAATATGGGGAACTTCGACAAAAGCGAATTGAATTGTGCAGCCTAATGAGAGATGGGTATCTTAGCTTGTCTCAGGCAAGGTATTCTATGGGGAACAAGGCTGTTGGACCACTCCAGTACAGCGAAAACATGACAGCTTTAGCGAGAGTTGAACTTGGTGAAAATTCTTTTCATTTATCAAAGCAACGGCCTGGACAGAAAACAGAAGAGCAAGAAGCTACAGAAGCAAGCAAAAACATAAGTGATGATGGCTTGCGTAAAAGGAAAGTAGGGAATCCGGAAGAAAAAGATAATAAGGAAATAAAGGAACTAGAATCTGGGATCGCAGAATTGGGGATCACCTATACTGACCCTATCAAATGGTTCGGGGTCTTGGTTCCCTCGGCTCTAAAGACAGGTCAAAACAAGTTTAGCACAGCCGTAGAGCTATGCTGTGATGTGGCAAATCTAGAAAACGATTTGAAAAGACTGGTGGAGCGCTTCAATGAACTTAAGCACCAAAAGAAAGCACTTTCACAACCTGAAATTAAACAAAGTTAA